From Acinetobacter suaedae, one genomic window encodes:
- a CDS encoding flavin monoamine oxidase family protein — MSKSIYDVAVIGAGCAGVVAARDLSNAGHKVVLLEARDRIGGRTYTGEAFGRQVEFGGGYAHWTQPYIWRELQRYGIGLNPPKEVDKTVWFADGKLHTGTQAEYAAIAEPLLTLFFNDARQCFPLPYDINAIDTSTIEQQTLRDRLNALNLSTYERDVLDGLLSTLVHSWDEQGVAQILFWAATYFGNWGAFFEVAGSWPIAGGTQKLVRAIHNDSNAELRLSTAVTAIDDQGEQVVITTQSGEKIMVKKALVALPLNVLSDLSITPEVKKPIQDMINAKHPMRTAKLWVRARGKVEPFVAFAPVEQNPINTVRVEYEHGDDSLLVCFISDESSIDVNDIKAVQEALQMFKPDIEVLEVASHNWVKDPFAQGTWIHHRPGNLTGAAPLIRKPHGNIYFAGGDIATMTMGGIEGALESGIEAAANITHAMTHKLAG; from the coding sequence ATGAGTAAAAGTATTTATGATGTTGCTGTAATTGGCGCTGGATGTGCAGGCGTCGTTGCAGCACGGGATTTAAGTAATGCCGGTCATAAGGTTGTGTTATTAGAAGCACGTGACCGTATTGGTGGGCGAACCTATACAGGTGAGGCATTTGGTCGCCAAGTCGAATTTGGCGGTGGGTATGCACACTGGACACAGCCTTATATTTGGAGAGAGTTGCAACGCTATGGCATTGGTTTAAACCCGCCTAAAGAAGTGGATAAAACGGTTTGGTTTGCTGACGGCAAATTACATACTGGTACACAGGCTGAATATGCAGCGATTGCTGAACCATTACTAACACTTTTTTTTAATGATGCTCGCCAATGCTTCCCTCTTCCCTATGATATCAATGCAATTGATACGAGTACGATAGAACAGCAAACCTTGAGAGATCGTCTTAATGCGTTAAATTTATCAACTTATGAGCGTGATGTTTTAGATGGCTTATTATCCACGCTGGTTCACTCTTGGGACGAACAAGGTGTTGCACAAATCCTATTCTGGGCAGCCACCTATTTTGGAAATTGGGGAGCTTTCTTTGAAGTTGCAGGGTCTTGGCCGATTGCAGGTGGAACACAAAAACTGGTCAGAGCTATTCATAATGATTCAAATGCTGAGTTACGGCTTTCTACAGCAGTTACAGCCATAGATGATCAAGGCGAACAGGTTGTCATTACCACTCAATCTGGCGAAAAAATCATGGTAAAAAAAGCACTTGTTGCCCTACCTTTGAATGTTTTGTCAGACCTTAGCATCACACCTGAAGTCAAAAAACCTATTCAAGACATGATTAATGCAAAACATCCGATGCGCACAGCTAAGTTATGGGTGCGTGCACGTGGAAAAGTTGAACCTTTTGTTGCATTCGCACCGGTTGAGCAAAACCCAATTAATACCGTTCGCGTTGAATATGAACATGGGGATGACTCGCTTTTAGTCTGTTTTATTTCTGATGAATCCAGTATCGATGTGAATGATATTAAAGCTGTTCAAGAAGCTTTACAGATGTTTAAGCCAGACATTGAAGTGCTTGAAGTCGCATCACATAACTGGGTAAAAGACCCATTTGCACAAGGGACATGGATACATCACCGTCCAGGAAATTTGACAGGTGCTGCACCACTCATCCGTAAACCACATGGAAATATTTATTTTGCAGGTGGTGACATCGCAACAATGACCATGGGGGGAATTGAAGGTGCCTTAGAAAGCGGAATTGAAGCTGCTGCCAACATTACACATGCGATGACGCATAAATTAGCAGGGTGA
- a CDS encoding flavin-containing monooxygenase — MNKKNALNQPLDTEVLIIGAGIAGISAAYHLKKYRPNSTFTILEGRDDIGGTWSLFRYPGIRSDSDMQSFAFGFKPWTEKRTFGSAQMICDYLHETITENGIDQHIQFGSYVTSAEFSSSEGLWTVKVKQKDQKGLTTLRSRFLLMGTGYYDYNNGYTPEFKGTEEFQGQIIHPQHWPENLNYSGKKVVVIGSGATAVTLIPAMAKDVGHITMLQRSPSYVIAMPSVDPIAVALNKVLSPQRAYEIIRKKNITLSRGMFNLSRRFPDVMRRLLIADVRRRLPKDFDVATHFSPKYNPWDERLCVVPDGDMFKAISSGKASVVTDHIERFTKEGILLKSGKVLEADIIITATGLNMLAFSKIQLTVDGKKINYPDTTIYKSMMLSDIPNFAFAFGYTNIAWTLKVDLVWQHFCRLLDYMDENKYGTFTPIILNKDMKRVPFVDLSPGYVQRGLAQFPMAGTEGNWTLQHDYKFDLERLNKGSVVDKALQFTTILPKKKLTVVTEPSTEELKIKA, encoded by the coding sequence ATGAACAAAAAAAATGCTTTAAACCAACCTTTGGATACAGAAGTTCTTATTATTGGTGCTGGGATTGCAGGTATTAGTGCCGCGTACCATTTAAAGAAATATAGACCAAACTCAACCTTTACCATACTTGAAGGTCGTGATGATATCGGGGGTACATGGAGTCTATTCCGTTACCCAGGTATCCGTTCAGATTCAGATATGCAGTCTTTTGCATTTGGCTTTAAACCGTGGACTGAAAAAAGGACTTTCGGTAGCGCGCAAATGATTTGTGATTATTTGCATGAGACCATTACAGAAAATGGTATTGATCAACATATCCAATTTGGTAGCTATGTAACCAGTGCTGAGTTCTCATCAAGTGAAGGTCTTTGGACCGTTAAAGTCAAACAAAAGGATCAAAAAGGTTTGACTACCTTACGCTCTCGTTTCTTGCTCATGGGCACAGGTTATTATGACTATAATAATGGTTATACCCCTGAGTTTAAGGGAACAGAAGAGTTCCAAGGGCAAATCATCCACCCTCAACATTGGCCAGAGAACCTCAACTATTCAGGCAAAAAAGTCGTTGTAATCGGTAGTGGTGCGACAGCAGTGACCCTAATTCCTGCTATGGCTAAAGATGTTGGGCATATCACGATGTTGCAACGATCACCTAGCTATGTGATCGCGATGCCAAGTGTCGACCCTATTGCAGTTGCACTCAATAAAGTCCTTTCTCCTCAACGTGCGTATGAAATTATTCGGAAGAAAAATATTACACTTAGTCGTGGAATGTTCAACTTAAGTCGTCGTTTTCCTGATGTGATGCGCCGTTTACTCATCGCAGATGTACGACGCAGATTGCCTAAAGATTTTGATGTCGCAACGCATTTCTCACCTAAATACAATCCATGGGATGAACGCTTATGCGTTGTGCCAGATGGAGATATGTTTAAAGCCATTTCTTCAGGAAAAGCCTCTGTGGTGACTGATCATATTGAACGCTTTACCAAAGAAGGCATATTGCTAAAATCAGGAAAAGTGTTAGAAGCCGATATTATTATTACCGCGACAGGTCTAAATATGCTGGCATTCAGCAAGATTCAACTCACTGTTGATGGTAAAAAAATCAATTATCCAGATACCACCATTTATAAATCCATGATGCTGTCTGATATTCCAAATTTTGCTTTTGCATTTGGTTATACCAATATCGCATGGACCTTAAAAGTCGATCTAGTATGGCAGCACTTCTGCCGTTTGCTTGACTATATGGATGAAAACAAATACGGAACATTTACCCCTATTATTCTAAATAAAGACATGAAACGTGTTCCTTTTGTGGATTTGAGCCCAGGTTATGTTCAACGTGGTCTAGCACAGTTCCCTATGGCTGGAACTGAAGGAAATTGGACGCTTCAACACGATTACAAGTTTGATTTGGAACGACTGAATAAAGGTTCTGTCGTTGATAAAGCATTACAGTTCACTACTATTTTGCCCAAGAAAAAGCTGACTGTCGTTACAGAGCCGTCGACGGAAGAACTGAAGATCAAAGCTTAA
- a CDS encoding alpha/beta hydrolase, producing the protein MENIKFTSKGITCSAWYIPTTSNKYKSSRGNPCIIMANGFGGTKDTGLLHFAEPFSKAGFDTFIFDYRSFGDSGGFPRQNVSYKNQREDYHAAIEAVRSLPNVDRNRIALWGTSYSGGHVMVVAAQDKKISAVVSMNPATDGLAALTQICRYGGLKQLTVAVGHGLKDLAYSMFSQKSHLIPIVGQPGTAAMISTPGAEAGYKSMAGPTWRNEVCARTALEVARNRPITFANQILCPLLVQVGSNDQVAPPDAARKSADLASGQVELLEYPIDHFDFYSGSWQEKLLNDQINFLTKTLAPRRHN; encoded by the coding sequence ATGGAAAATATTAAATTTACCAGTAAAGGAATTACATGTTCCGCATGGTACATCCCGACGACATCCAATAAATATAAGAGTTCCAGAGGAAACCCGTGCATTATTATGGCAAATGGCTTCGGAGGTACGAAAGATACTGGACTATTACATTTTGCCGAACCATTTAGCAAAGCAGGTTTTGATACATTTATATTTGATTATCGTAGTTTTGGAGACTCTGGTGGCTTTCCACGACAGAATGTTTCATATAAAAACCAACGTGAAGATTATCATGCTGCAATTGAGGCTGTACGTAGCTTACCCAATGTAGATCGAAACCGTATCGCACTTTGGGGTACTTCTTACTCAGGTGGACATGTCATGGTGGTTGCTGCCCAAGACAAAAAAATATCTGCTGTAGTCTCAATGAATCCTGCAACTGATGGCTTAGCTGCGCTTACACAAATCTGTCGTTATGGTGGTTTAAAACAATTAACTGTTGCGGTAGGCCATGGTTTAAAAGATTTAGCTTACTCAATGTTCAGTCAAAAATCCCACCTCATTCCTATCGTAGGACAACCTGGTACTGCTGCAATGATTAGTACACCAGGTGCAGAAGCTGGATATAAATCGATGGCTGGACCTACATGGCGAAATGAAGTTTGTGCTCGTACAGCTCTAGAAGTTGCACGAAACCGCCCAATAACTTTCGCCAACCAAATATTGTGTCCTTTACTCGTACAAGTCGGTTCAAATGATCAAGTTGCTCCTCCTGATGCTGCCCGAAAGTCCGCAGATTTAGCAAGTGGACAAGTTGAGCTACTTGAGTATCCAATCGATCATTTTGATTTTTACAGTGGATCATGGCAAGAAAAACTGTTGAATGATCAGATAAACTTTTTAACCAAAACTTTAGCACCTAGACGTCATAACTGA
- a CDS encoding NAD(P)/FAD-dependent oxidoreductase — MHRIIVVGGGAGGLELMTKLADTFHKSKEVSLLLVDKNLTHVWKPLLHEVASSTLNINDNEVNYIMHSYEHGYNFTQGSLADIDKNKKNIHVEITSTIDPNIKKIEELSYDTLILSLGSRSNDFNTPGVKENCYFLDTKSEAESIYKYIFSTYLDIRNKFIDLSQTYNVAIVGGGATGVELITELVHLKETLAKSYFKETQQLSIQFILIDASDRILSALSEDISNEAEKVLSQMGVQILKNHRVSKVDKENIYFPDGSKISADLKIWTAGIKATEAIEQLDGFEKDNIGRLKVYATLQTYTDPNIFALGDCAHCQLDAKKPPLGARAQVASQQAEFLAQALEQRLIGKPLPLFKFSDKGSIISLSQDHAVGEVFSNLNIYGTFARKAYEALYRIHQINIHGVKNTYRMSQKDSITKNLLKKVF, encoded by the coding sequence ATGCATCGAATTATTGTTGTCGGCGGTGGTGCTGGTGGTTTGGAATTAATGACTAAATTGGCAGATACCTTCCATAAATCAAAAGAAGTTTCTCTACTTTTAGTAGATAAAAACTTAACACATGTATGGAAGCCATTACTGCATGAAGTTGCAAGTAGCACCCTAAACATCAATGACAATGAAGTTAATTATATTATGCATTCCTATGAGCATGGGTATAATTTTACTCAAGGTTCACTTGCTGATATCGATAAAAACAAAAAAAATATTCACGTAGAAATTACAAGCACGATAGATCCGAACATAAAAAAAATAGAAGAACTTTCTTATGACACTTTGATACTTTCATTAGGTTCTAGATCTAATGACTTTAATACCCCAGGTGTTAAAGAAAATTGTTATTTTTTAGATACTAAATCTGAAGCCGAAAGTATCTATAAATATATATTTTCGACGTATCTTGATATCAGAAATAAATTCATAGATTTGAGTCAAACTTATAATGTTGCAATCGTTGGTGGAGGCGCAACTGGAGTTGAACTAATTACCGAACTAGTACATTTAAAGGAAACTCTAGCTAAATCATATTTCAAAGAAACACAACAACTGAGTATTCAATTCATACTGATAGATGCATCTGATCGGATTTTATCTGCCCTATCAGAGGATATCTCCAATGAAGCGGAGAAAGTATTATCTCAGATGGGTGTTCAAATCCTAAAAAATCATAGGGTTTCAAAAGTAGATAAAGAAAACATATATTTTCCTGATGGTTCAAAAATATCAGCAGATCTCAAAATTTGGACTGCTGGAATCAAAGCCACCGAAGCAATAGAGCAACTGGATGGATTTGAAAAAGATAACATTGGAAGATTAAAAGTCTACGCGACACTACAAACCTATACCGACCCCAATATTTTCGCTTTAGGAGATTGTGCTCACTGCCAGTTAGATGCAAAAAAACCGCCTTTAGGAGCACGGGCACAAGTCGCTTCTCAACAAGCAGAATTCTTGGCACAAGCACTAGAGCAACGGTTAATCGGCAAACCATTACCTTTATTCAAATTTTCAGATAAAGGCTCAATCATTTCCCTCAGCCAAGATCATGCTGTTGGAGAAGTGTTCAGCAACTTAAATATTTATGGGACATTTGCGAGAAAAGCATATGAAGCTCTATATCGCATACATCAAATTAATATTCATGGCGTCAAAAATACTTATCGTATGTCTCAAAAAGATTCTATTACTAAGAATTTACTTAAAAAAGTTTTTTAG
- a CDS encoding NAD(P)/FAD-dependent oxidoreductase, translating to MMIELKQKYTSIGGWEEEPKPLQSALNKDINADVVIIGGGLAGLCASLELVKSGLKVVVLEKEFSGFGASGRNAGYLGGALGLKYDLFLKKTGTEGAKNVVDFYEKGVDFAENIFKEYTIDCDYIQSGLIRAAIHESQEKSIRNDMKLGAELGCETEFLDHNEMRARGIPPAFLFGSYISRGGTLNPGKYIQGLRRAAIQAGVELYENTPMVSFHEVDGTVKVKSPNGSVSAANLILANNAYMPQLGLLQDRTVPLRVSAIETMPLSPTQLNALGWYNREGITTAHHIMESHRLTARNTLVCTTKKLHYVYGSKTPNEPDFGQYRALKIAIQDRFPMLKDISIKSCWSGYISYANDALPVVGTMGRHKNIYYAAGCAGHGLGTQGMIGNFIAKKILGYEESMLTFLMANKTPRTLPEPLRWCVLNGALFAASRLDEQVNRKART from the coding sequence CAAAAATATACGTCAATAGGGGGATGGGAAGAAGAACCTAAGCCTTTGCAATCCGCTCTTAATAAAGATATTAATGCCGATGTTGTCATCATTGGGGGAGGGTTAGCTGGTTTATGTGCTTCTTTAGAACTTGTTAAAAGTGGGTTAAAAGTCGTTGTCTTAGAAAAGGAATTTTCTGGTTTTGGTGCCAGTGGGCGAAATGCAGGTTATTTAGGGGGGGCACTAGGACTCAAGTATGATCTTTTTTTGAAAAAAACAGGAACAGAAGGTGCAAAGAACGTTGTTGATTTTTATGAAAAAGGCGTTGATTTTGCAGAAAACATTTTTAAAGAATATACAATTGATTGTGACTATATTCAATCAGGTCTCATAAGAGCTGCAATACATGAATCTCAGGAAAAATCAATTCGAAATGATATGAAACTCGGTGCTGAGTTAGGCTGTGAAACAGAGTTTTTAGATCACAATGAAATGCGTGCCCGAGGTATACCCCCAGCCTTTCTCTTTGGTAGCTATATCTCTAGAGGAGGAACTCTGAATCCTGGAAAATATATTCAAGGTTTGAGACGTGCAGCAATTCAAGCTGGTGTAGAGCTTTATGAAAATACACCTATGGTTTCATTTCACGAAGTTGATGGTACTGTAAAAGTTAAAAGCCCAAATGGGAGTGTAAGTGCGGCAAATCTAATATTGGCTAATAATGCTTATATGCCTCAACTCGGGTTGTTGCAAGATAGGACAGTACCATTACGTGTTTCAGCAATTGAGACAATGCCACTATCACCCACGCAATTAAATGCATTGGGTTGGTATAATAGAGAGGGTATTACCACAGCACACCATATCATGGAGAGTCATAGATTAACTGCACGAAATACACTGGTTTGTACAACAAAAAAATTACATTATGTCTATGGTTCTAAGACACCCAATGAACCTGATTTTGGACAATATCGAGCTTTAAAAATAGCAATACAGGATCGTTTTCCTATGTTAAAGGATATCTCGATTAAAAGCTGTTGGAGCGGATATATTAGTTATGCCAATGATGCCTTACCTGTCGTTGGTACGATGGGTAGGCATAAAAATATTTATTATGCTGCTGGATGTGCTGGACATGGGTTGGGGACTCAAGGAATGATTGGTAATTTCATCGCTAAAAAAATACTTGGTTACGAAGAATCTATGCTTACTTTCTTGATGGCGAATAAGACACCACGAACATTACCAGAGCCTTTACGGTGGTGTGTTTTAAATGGAGCGTTGTTTGCAGCTAGTCGATTAGACGAACAGGTTAATAGAAAAGCGAGAACATAA